A single Natrinema pellirubrum DSM 15624 DNA region contains:
- the mobB gene encoding molybdopterin-guanine dinucleotide biosynthesis protein B: protein MSQDSRLRVVCLAGPSDAGKTSLVERLVPRLAADGRVATVKSIHHDIEIDTPGTDTHRHRSAGAETVVGVTPELTFEVSTRGKRNPPEPTVDEPLLETDDPELRALSHTLERLADRGYDTVIVEGFADAPLPTILVGDRDPEAVGGTVIGRGDDPVDDLLAAIRSLEGLAVPADGGRTDESAD from the coding sequence ATGAGTCAGGACTCGAGACTGCGAGTCGTCTGTCTGGCGGGCCCGAGCGACGCGGGGAAGACGTCGCTCGTCGAGCGGTTGGTCCCGCGGCTGGCCGCTGACGGCCGCGTCGCGACGGTCAAGTCGATCCACCACGACATCGAGATCGATACCCCGGGAACCGACACCCACCGCCACCGGAGCGCCGGTGCCGAAACCGTCGTCGGCGTGACGCCAGAACTCACCTTCGAGGTCTCGACCCGCGGGAAGCGGAACCCGCCCGAGCCGACCGTCGACGAACCGCTGCTCGAGACCGACGACCCCGAACTGCGGGCGCTCTCGCACACGCTCGAGCGCCTCGCCGACCGAGGCTACGACACCGTGATCGTGGAGGGCTTCGCCGACGCGCCGCTGCCAACGATCCTCGTCGGGGACCGGGACCCGGAAGCAGTCGGCGGGACCGTCATCGGCCGCGGCGACGACCCGGTCGACGACCTCCTCGCGGCGATCCGTTCGCTCGAGGGGCTCGCAGTACCGGCGGACGGCGGACGAACGGACGAGTCGGCGGACTGA
- a CDS encoding extracellular solute-binding protein, with the protein MRSHDGNGTDPTSRRALLATAGGLTAGLVGTAGCLGATDEVRVLAAGSLASAFENGVGPTFESDAEFGYAGEYYGTNAVVRLVADGTKYPDVVIGADAALLRDRLYPDHADWDVTFAANEVVIAYAPETALGERLAAGEPWYDVFADADDGEIAISDPDIDPLGYRALLLFELAEREHGLEGFRAAMADRVAHVADEPRLLAGLENGARACVVAYSNMATERDVAVRRLADAYNFGNRADADRYAQASYTTERGHTVMGSPVVYNATVPADADDPDAGRAFVSFLLENEGLLADHGLRVDDAIPRFHGDPPEGIAP; encoded by the coding sequence ATGCGCAGTCACGACGGCAACGGGACGGACCCGACGAGCCGTCGGGCGCTCCTCGCTACGGCCGGCGGCCTGACGGCGGGGCTGGTCGGGACGGCGGGCTGTCTCGGTGCCACCGACGAGGTCCGCGTCCTCGCCGCCGGCAGTCTGGCCAGCGCGTTCGAGAACGGGGTCGGACCGACCTTCGAGTCCGACGCCGAGTTCGGCTACGCGGGCGAGTACTACGGGACCAACGCCGTGGTACGGCTGGTCGCCGACGGGACGAAGTACCCCGACGTCGTGATCGGGGCCGACGCCGCCCTCCTCCGGGACCGACTCTACCCCGATCATGCCGACTGGGACGTGACGTTTGCGGCCAACGAAGTCGTCATCGCGTACGCCCCGGAGACCGCGCTGGGCGAGCGCCTCGCGGCCGGCGAGCCGTGGTACGACGTCTTCGCCGATGCCGACGACGGCGAGATTGCGATCAGTGACCCCGACATCGACCCGCTGGGCTACCGGGCGCTGCTCCTGTTCGAACTCGCCGAGCGTGAACACGGCCTCGAGGGGTTCCGGGCGGCGATGGCCGACCGCGTCGCCCACGTCGCCGACGAGCCCCGACTGCTCGCCGGGCTCGAGAACGGCGCCCGGGCCTGTGTCGTCGCCTACAGCAACATGGCGACCGAGCGCGACGTGGCCGTCCGGCGGCTGGCAGACGCCTACAACTTCGGGAACCGCGCGGACGCCGACCGGTACGCGCAGGCGAGTTACACCACCGAACGCGGCCACACCGTCATGGGGTCGCCCGTCGTCTACAACGCGACGGTCCCGGCCGACGCCGACGATCCGGACGCCGGACGGGCGTTCGTCTCCTTCCTGCTCGAAAACGAGGGTCTGCTGGCCGACCACGGCCTGCGGGTGGATGATGCCATCCCTCGGTTTCACGGCGATCCACCGGAGGGGATCGCGCCGTGA
- a CDS encoding ABC transporter permease codes for MSGPDRGHEDTSDRGPERASDADSERRPDSSDGRGWFGVDRPWTSGGLAVPALLGTVLLAYFVVPFAAFLFRSRRVDVVAGLTDPAVRDAIATSLLTAPVSTAVATVFGVPLAYVLSRASFRGKRLVEALVLLPLVVPPIVGGVMLLTVVGRYTPIGAAAAAIGVPLTGSAAGVVLAQTFVAAPFLVVTARAGFDGVDPRLEEASRTMGYGRLRTVRLVSLPLARNAIAAGIVLTFVRAIGEFGATMMVAYTPRTMPTRIRVAFIARGVDAIVPIALALLAIAVIVVVAVQLLVGTPRRG; via the coding sequence GTGTCGGGACCCGATCGCGGTCACGAGGACACCTCGGACCGCGGGCCCGAGCGCGCGTCGGACGCCGATTCCGAGCGTCGACCCGACTCGAGCGATGGCCGCGGCTGGTTCGGCGTCGATCGACCGTGGACTTCCGGCGGTCTGGCCGTCCCCGCGTTGCTCGGGACAGTGTTGCTCGCGTACTTCGTCGTCCCCTTCGCGGCCTTTCTGTTCCGGAGCCGGCGAGTCGACGTCGTCGCCGGGCTCACCGATCCCGCCGTCCGTGATGCGATCGCGACGTCGCTGCTGACGGCACCGGTCTCGACGGCCGTCGCAACCGTTTTCGGCGTGCCGCTGGCCTACGTCCTCTCGCGGGCCTCGTTCCGCGGGAAGCGACTGGTCGAAGCGCTGGTCCTGTTGCCGCTGGTCGTCCCCCCGATCGTCGGCGGCGTCATGCTGTTGACCGTCGTCGGCCGCTACACGCCGATCGGCGCCGCGGCGGCGGCGATCGGAGTGCCACTGACCGGTAGCGCCGCCGGCGTCGTCCTCGCCCAGACGTTCGTCGCCGCGCCGTTTCTGGTCGTCACCGCCCGCGCCGGCTTCGACGGGGTCGACCCCCGCCTCGAGGAAGCCTCGCGGACGATGGGCTACGGCAGACTGCGGACGGTACGGCTCGTCTCGCTGCCGCTTGCCCGCAACGCCATCGCCGCGGGGATCGTCCTGACGTTCGTCCGGGCGATCGGCGAGTTCGGCGCGACGATGATGGTCGCGTACACGCCGCGGACGATGCCGACCCGGATCCGCGTCGCCTTCATCGCTCGCGGGGTCGACGCCATCGTCCCGATCGCGCTCGCCTTGCTCGCGATCGCCGTGATCGTCGTCGTCGCCGTTCAGTTGCTGGTCGGCACCCCTCGTCGAGGCTGA
- a CDS encoding helix-turn-helix domain-containing protein: MTSIADIEIPADGTGTGQLFEAVPSLTCEMERVIASSGHGLWLAGPSQSEIEAALDEVDAIGTYSQISSDEDRWLYDIEFEPDTVDPFEIVLEEGGTVLSASASDGTWLLSIRVVDRESVSSLYDRLDDNDVTPTIVRLFDLAEESHSQCGLTARQYETLVAAIDHGYFEIPREVSMQELSEELGISHQALSERLRRAYRALVTAELNVTEEDTAAPPIPSN; this comes from the coding sequence ATGACATCCATCGCAGACATCGAGATCCCGGCCGACGGCACCGGCACTGGTCAACTGTTCGAGGCCGTCCCCTCCCTGACCTGCGAGATGGAGCGGGTGATCGCCTCGAGCGGCCACGGCCTCTGGCTGGCGGGGCCCTCGCAGTCCGAGATCGAAGCGGCGCTCGACGAGGTCGACGCGATCGGCACGTACTCCCAGATCAGCAGCGACGAGGACCGCTGGCTCTACGACATCGAGTTCGAGCCGGATACGGTCGACCCCTTCGAGATCGTCCTCGAGGAGGGCGGCACCGTCCTGAGCGCCTCGGCCTCGGACGGCACGTGGCTGCTCAGCATCCGCGTCGTCGACCGCGAGAGCGTGAGTTCGCTCTACGACCGACTCGACGACAACGACGTGACGCCGACGATCGTTCGCCTGTTCGATCTCGCGGAGGAGAGCCACTCCCAGTGTGGCCTGACGGCACGCCAGTACGAAACGTTGGTCGCGGCCATCGACCACGGCTACTTCGAGATTCCCCGCGAGGTATCGATGCAGGAACTCTCCGAAGAACTCGGTATCTCCCACCAGGCGCTGTCCGAACGGCTGCGTCGGGCCTATCGTGCGCTCGTCACCGCCGAACTCAACGTGACCGAGGAAGACACCGCTGCGCCGCCGATTCCCTCGAACTGA
- a CDS encoding enoyl-CoA hydratase/isomerase family protein, with protein MRITDDDGVLRLTFDRPDALNAITGEAAVELADAIEDATPAEYDAIVLTGAGDAFSAGGDLEMLAETPDTSQDAYEEVTASFGRAVEAMLECRVPIVAKVNGDAIGAGLSLVAVSDIAYAAEDATFSCAFVRVGLVPDTGGTVMLPHIVGLRAAKELAFTGEFFDAERAADLELVNETVPADELDARVADTVDALAAGPTETIGLMKQAMHENLGRSWDEALDYENLLQAQARTSEAHEEGVAALLEDREPEF; from the coding sequence ATGCGAATCACTGACGATGACGGCGTGTTGCGACTCACGTTCGACCGACCGGACGCGCTCAACGCGATCACCGGAGAGGCGGCCGTCGAACTGGCCGACGCGATCGAGGACGCGACCCCCGCGGAGTACGACGCGATCGTCCTCACGGGCGCGGGCGATGCGTTCAGCGCCGGTGGCGACCTCGAGATGCTGGCGGAGACGCCCGACACCTCACAGGACGCCTACGAGGAAGTCACCGCGAGCTTCGGCCGCGCCGTCGAGGCGATGCTCGAGTGTCGAGTGCCGATCGTCGCGAAGGTAAACGGCGACGCAATCGGCGCGGGGCTGTCGCTCGTCGCCGTCTCCGACATCGCCTACGCGGCCGAGGACGCGACCTTCTCCTGTGCGTTCGTCAGAGTCGGGCTCGTCCCCGACACCGGTGGCACGGTCATGCTGCCCCACATCGTCGGCCTGCGGGCGGCCAAGGAACTGGCCTTCACCGGCGAGTTCTTCGACGCCGAGCGAGCGGCCGACCTCGAACTGGTCAACGAGACTGTGCCCGCCGACGAACTGGATGCTCGCGTCGCCGACACCGTCGACGCGCTCGCGGCCGGTCCGACGGAGACGATCGGACTGATGAAACAGGCCATGCACGAGAACCTCGGGCGCTCCTGGGACGAGGCGCTTGACTACGAGAACCTACTGCAGGCCCAGGCCCGGACGTCCGAGGCCCACGAGGAGGGCGTCGCCGCCCTCCTCGAGGACAGGGAGCCGGAGTTCTAA